A genomic segment from Spinacia oleracea cultivar Varoflay chromosome 3, BTI_SOV_V1, whole genome shotgun sequence encodes:
- the LOC130469518 gene encoding uncharacterized protein — MGLHFFLLKYVNQKSEINYGFAGYNFGFKFDFKLGVKFIKAYNKQWHKVLVLCLVAVLAISEVMGQPPHTILAEEVRSHHEKVLVLFLVAISVVMGQPPHTFPAKEAPDREEKVDHTPLVLVTAICSLLMFAGLTMYIRCRCCCCSSRREAHPPAQHPQAYNQNGLQMV, encoded by the exons ATGGgtttgcatttttttttgttaaagtaTGTAAAtcaaaaatctgaaataaattatggttttgcaggttataattTCGGTTTTAAGTTCGATTTTAAGTTGGGTGTTAAGTTCATCAAGGCATACAATAAACAATGGCATAAG GTGCTAGTTCTCTGTTTGGTAGCAGTTCTAGCCATTTCCGAAGTGATGGGGCAGCCACCCCACACCATCCTAGCCGAGGAGGTTCGCAGCCACCACGAAAAG GTGCTAGTTCTTTTTCTTGTAGCCATTTCTGTAGTGATGGGACAGCCACCCCACACCTTCCCGGCCAAGGAGGCTCCCGACCGCGAAGAAAAGGTGGACCACACCCCACTCGTCTTAGTTACGGCTATTTGTAGTCTCCTGATGTTTGCAGGATTGACTATGTATATCCGCtgccgctgctgctgctgctcttcGAGAAGAGAGGCCCATCCTCCAGCCCAACACCCTCAAGCCTATAATCAAAATGGGCTTCAGATGGTTTAG